Proteins encoded by one window of Coregonus clupeaformis isolate EN_2021a unplaced genomic scaffold, ASM2061545v1 scaf3456, whole genome shotgun sequence:
- the LOC123490030 gene encoding death-associated protein kinase 2-like translates to MKTAGMALFKQQRVEDFYHIGEELGSGQFAIVKRCREKSTGLEFAAKFIKKRQSRSSRRGVRREEIEREVNILQQTQHPNIVTFHDVYENRTDVVLILELVSGGELFDFLAQKESLSEEEATQFIKQILQGVRYLHSRKIAHFDLKVCVCLCVCALLGHPEMDPKKVKAVTNHHTCHGQGDPHLPDIDEVAHTVRSDTDPGGQGIPAVSGGLGGYGGQ, encoded by the exons ATGAAGACTGCAGGCATGGCCCTGTTCAAGCAGCAGAGAGTGGAGGATTTCTACCACATCGGAGAAGAATTAGGAAG TGGTCAGTTTGCCATCGTGAAGCGTTGCCGGGAGAAGAGCACAGGTCTGGAGTTCGCCGCTAAGTTCATCAAGAAACGTCAGAGCAGATCCAGCCGGCGGGGGGTCaggagggaggagatagagagagaggtcaaCATCCTGCAGCAGACACAACACCCCAACATAGTCACCTTCCACGACGTCTACGAGAACCGCACTGACGTGGTGCTCATCCTGGAGCT ggtgtcaGGAGGAGAGCTGTTTGACTTCCTGGCCCAGAAGGAGTCTCTGAGTGAAGAGGAAGCCACTCAGTTTATCAAACAGATTCTACAGGGGGTCCGCTACCTACACTCTAGGAAGATAGCACACTTTGatttgaaggtgtgtgtgtgtttgtgtgtttgtg CCCTCTTAG GGCACccagagatggatcccaagaaggtcaaggcggtcacGAATCACCACACCTGCCACGGCCAAGGAG ACCCCCACCTCCCAGATATAGACGAAGTAGCCCACACAGTCCGCTCGGATACTGATCCAGGAGGTCAGGGAATccctgcagtatctggtggactgggaggctACGGGGGCCAG